Within Primulina tabacum isolate GXHZ01 chromosome 5, ASM2559414v2, whole genome shotgun sequence, the genomic segment aaatcataacataattcaatttcgacttcaaaacttagtttcttgtcggttattctaccgcatatatttatcagaattaataataactgacaaataattattcaatctcAACCCTacgattaaaattttctaattataataaattgggaataattcaaaataacatcactataatcatctcttcttcgttaaaatcatacattaGTCAGTAATCTTCAATTTCTgggtttatttcatcctaccTATGTGGGCATTGCCCTCATGATAGGATGGATGTCCAAGATTTATCCATGCATATATAGgacccattttttttttttgaaattgtatgtgtggcAAGATCTTGGTCATTCATCCTATCATGGAGGCAATGCCCACGTGGGTAggatctcattaacccaatttctgtatgatttaacaatttatcggatttattccaaaaagattgacgaatttcaaacatcaccaaaactataaaatttatacctcaaatcgaaaatctcgtgtcaacgatcccaaaactgaagtcggttcgtcgattagataaaccgataagtcgcacgatcgaaaagaaaaattgaaaaccCTATTCCCTTCCTCTCGCCTATCTGCTTTCTTTCTCTCTGTTAGTTgaattgaaaatcctaaaataaGTTGCAGGCTTGTAGCCACTTTTATCAATGAAAAACGATTTTCTCGCCAATTTGCACAATCTAAATATCAAAGATtgaaatttaacaatatataatatcaaaattgcaagtaaaaaaaaacatacacGATTAATATTGAGTTTTCCCAAATATAAAGTGTGGAGAAATATCCGATAAGAAtattattgaaaaaaatatcGATAAGCagtcttttattttatttttttgtatgttatcttttttttttcttggaaTCATTTGtatgttatattttaaaaataaataaaagtaatTTGGCATCCGTTTAAAATTAGAATGATATGATCTGAATTAATGAACTAAATAAAAGTTAATGAATTTAAGAGTGGTGAGTCAAGCGATTTTGCTACTTAATCAGCTTTCCAAAAGTAATTTTCTAAACTTTGGACTTTAGACCGTACGTGTTTTGCAACTTATAGAtcaagaaaatatcaaacaagTAAAGCAATATAAAcgtaaaaataaacaaaaagaaCCAAAAACATCATTATTCTTCTAAATAAAATCACTTAGTCATTTGGTGTGAATGATCATGTATTAGTTGattgagtaggtatcttgtgaaaTGCTCTCACAAATCTTTTATCGTCAACTCAGCTTACAAATTTTTAATCGTGAAAACGAGttagacccgtctcacaaaattgactaattagaccgtttcacaaaattgactaattaaaccgtctcacaagagtttttgtgtaGTTGATTATACATATTTGTTTCATCCAACGTGCGAttaaacttatattttatatatataaatatattgcaCCGTGACTTGTTATCCGAATCTGCGAGCTAGGAGCACAAGATGACAAGTGCTTAAAATTATACTGGCCAAGGTTTCCCATGAATAAGCAGAACTTGTTCAGCCCACATAAATTCTCAACGTGAGAGTGCTTATTATTTCGATCTGATTATAACTGATCAAGAACTTCAGCTTTGCATACATTTGGTGAACAGAAAATTAGAGCATGACACTTGAGAAATGGTGAATGTGCTAGGAAAAGGGGAAAGAAGAGTAGATTTCTGGACATCAGCTTTTGGACTGTCTAAAGAAATGAATGCAATTAACCAATAATAAATCCTCCTAAGAGGCAGGTTCTCTTGAAACCATTATCTGGCCCGGAATTTCTGTTGTTACAACCGAATGTCAGTTGATCCAAACGAGTGGGAGAAGTTTTAGAGTGGCGATTCCAATATCGAATCCGTTTGATTGATTTATAACCTCGCATCATGACGAACAACGGAATATAAAAACTTTTGATGGGTTTTCTGTAGAGGTATTTCGCACTGTCGTCGAGAGCTCACCATTTGATATAACGTTCGAATTTACTCCTTTCAGGGGGAGAGCTATAATGATATCATAATGTCTGTCTACCTAAAGGTATGCATGCTTTTGTGTCACTTCAAGAAAACCCTAGGAAACATCTTCCTTGGTCTAGTACATCAATGTTTTGATTCTCTTCTCTCGTGATCATACTCTAGTTCATTCTTTCTGTTGGATTTGGACActttgggcttgggcttttcaaattttaaatggaAATTGGATTAAAAATATAATGGCTTGTCAAGTGGATGGTTAAATAGAGAATAATCAATGTCTCACAGTAAGAAAATAATCTTAATATTGATGAAATTATATTAAGTTACACTTTGTGAAAGTGTGTGGATGTGGCCTTTTCCATTTGTCTGACTGTTATTGCTCTATCTGGCTTACTATTGATGTCCCAGCTGAACAACCTTTGGCCTTTCAGTGGCTAGTTTATGATTGTCCATATAGTATTCAAGTGTCTATATATAAAGGTAGTCCCGAGTCCTTCAAACCACACCACATCGGCTCTCACATACTTGCTTTGTTCCACATCTTCCTGCTAATGCGCTCTAGCTCGTGATAAAATTCAGGTACTACTTCAGTTCGTCTACGTAGTACTTTCGTGCTAAGTTACTGCTGGTTGTCCCGTTGTATAATGAGAAACAATCGTCCAACTTCATCCTCGAAGTCAACAGAGGAGGAACGAATATGTTTTAGAGACAATGACATCGTATAAGTCTCGGTTTGCTTTCCTGTTTTAGTTTCACGCACTGCAATTTTTTATGACACCGCTAACTGGTTTATGCTCGGTTTCCTGtatcttttcaaattttacaGTACTATATTTCTCTAGGTATTTGATTACACTTTCATCAGTacaaaaatcgaaatttttttACTTCGAAGAAAATTGGAGATTGCCTCTTAATTTTCCATTTGGAAAAGTGTGTAATTGAAACAAAGTTTACTTGATTCAATCAATTGAGGTCAAGCAAAAACCAAAAAATTTGGGGATCCAAACCCACATATATAGACAGAGTGTTTGCAGTTGGAAAGATGACAGTCATTTTGAGACACTTCTTTTCCAACAAGATTCGATGTTACATTATCATTTATTCACACTTacgtatctatatatatatatattaacctTATGTGATTTTAGCATTATATAATTCATTTTTGTTCGAGATTTTGGTTATATGGTCAAATTTCATTTTACATGGcaaaattttgaaacaaaaacttgtgtgagacggtctcacgagtcgtattttgtgagatgggatctcttatttggatcatctataaaaaaatattactttttatgctaagagtattaatttttattgtgaatatcggtaggattgacccgtctcacagataaagattcgtgacacCATATAACAAGACACCTActcaaattttgaaatatattatcatatcatttggttcaaaattattttatgctcaagatatatcttatttggaatTTTAATGTGTAACAATGTATTTGAACTGATTTAAAAAGTAAAATgcttattattttatatgtgaACTGACATAaaacggaaaaaaaaaaaatttaaccatCAAACCTAAGATAAAGATCAATCCCAATACCAAGAGCGTAGGCAGCAATCGCCGCCACCAAAACTCCATTACCTGGCTTCACCACCGCACCCACTCCACCAATCCCCACCACTCCAACAGCGACTTTCTTCAACGCCTCCCTCTCCACCTCCGACGCGATACATTCCGCAAACACCTCCGACGCTAATTCCTCGAACTCTGCCTCATCCAGCACCGCGTCCTCCTCCTGAGCCACCGTCGAACCAGGCCCGCGAGAACGAATCATGGATCTGAAAGCCCGGTCCACTCGTTCCCGGTCCGGAGGGTGTGGGACCCACTTCGAGATTAGGGGCAGGGAATGGGATAGAACGTGGTGGAGCTGCTCTACGGCGGAGCAAAGCTGGTAGGGTTTAATTCCGGCGAAGGCGTGTTGGCTCAGGGAGAGGCAGTTGGCGTAGACCGATTCGCAGGCTGAGCTGAATTGGGGTGCGGCTTGGAGGTGTCTTTGAACTCGTTTCGAAGCTGAGAGCCCCATTAACGGTGTGCTTTTAGATACCTGCGTGCCTGCCGTGCTGAGAACAAATCAAAATATGAACCATTAAGGATTGGGATTGGGATTGGGATTGGGATTGGGATTGGGataaacaacataaaatatctCATTTGGTACAcagttataaaaatttaaaattaaatattaaaaattttattttaagttgttatgtTATAAAGTCGAATAACTCAATAAAATTTCGATTATTTCGAGTCGAACTCGAATACAAAACTTGATCGAAAGAACTCTAAACAAACAATTTAAAATTCTTGACCTTCGAATTGAGTTCAAATATATATCTATTTTGAGCCGAATTCAAGATTAAAGTTTTTAACATATTCGAATTGGATCAATTCGGTTTTTACACTTATAGTTAAAATATAGGAAAaactttgtattttttttatgtatatcTATTTTAGGTTTTGGTTTTCTAACTATTCAAATTTGGGTTTCGTTCCTTTGATAtagtggttttttttttttttgttcgcATTTTGTGTACCAAACAATATAAAAAAGAGCAGGTCACTTGTGAGTATGGGTGAGCAAGATTTCGgttaaaccgaattaaccgaccgAACCGAGCCAATTCGAAAATCTGGTTCGATTATTTCGGAAATTCggtttccaaattaaaaaaattcggttaattcggttcggttacggtttttaaaattttgaaatcggttaaccgaattaaccgatataataaatattagtatttaattttttttattatttatcaattttttatatatattttaatttttaattttaaaatcgtaTTAATTGTGTTCAAACAAAACTTATACATTTGTGATGtatgtgattttatgtttttatgcatttgtATATGCTGtagtttttaagaaaaattacatatataattaaagttaaatcaaaattttttaaaaaaactaatcggttaattcggtcaccgatcgaattaaccgattttaattcggttcggttttcatcggttatgaaaattaattcggTCTGTTCGATTATTACTAAATATTTAGGTTCGGTTCGGTTATGGCTAATTTGGTTCGGTCGGtaaccgaaccgaccgaatGCTCACCCCtacttgtgagatgatctcacgaatctttatctgtaatacgggtcaaccctacctatattcacaataaaaagtgatactcttagcataaaaagtaataatttttcatggatgacccaaataagagatatgtctcacaaaatacgactcgtgaaaccgtctcactcAAATTTTTGCctataaaaaattaatgatattaattcagatattattgaattttttcaaCATCACATCGGCGATCGTCGTAATAAGACCAAACACGTAACTTCAATATGGAAAAAGTGGATATTTTCTGGgcagaaattttttaaaattatatcattttttctataaaaaattttaatttgtcgaaaaaattagaaaatgataaaattattttatattgtcCACTAGACCATTTTGTTTAAATTCCCATGCACTTGATTTTGAATTCCTACTTACATCTAGGATGAACAGTATAGCAATTAGATTGAAATAACCGTGAAAATCAAATCCAACATTCGCTTTTTTTTATGGGGAAAAAAAACCATTCGGTTTATTCAATTCAGTTTTGgttattttctaatttaaaaattaaaatatactaaaatgaccaaattttttatatataaataagcCATTTTTTATGACGGGGCTATTATATTCACCTTGCCCTGGATTTTGAACGTTCTTGTttggtttttcaattttttcgaACTTCTAAAAACATTAGGTTGGTTCTATCACTCACGAAAAGTATCGATTTTTCGATGAAAAATTCAGTCGACTCGATTTGCAGTATTTGATTCCGTCAATAACCCAATTAACCGAACACGCACCCTGGTACGTACACCCCATTGCATACAATATGCAAACCACTAAATTTCAAAGTTCAAAATTAGGTTACTTGTCCACAATACAAAAAATCTCCGAAAAAGCGCGAGGTCGGAGATTTATCGATCTCACTACATGAACTCGGGTGCcatatttcaaaaattcttttttACACATTTGAAATAGTTATATCATACATTATACATATTCGTATAACATCATTTTCTTCCGGGAGCTATGCTCGCATGTTCAGTCTTATTCATGTCTCGTGGAAATTCCTGCAGACGTTAATAATTCAATGTAGAATTAAGTTcatgaaaaaattaataataaatagtAAATTGTATTAAATGTTCAATTTTGTCTCTACATTAATGACGTAAAGATACAAACACGTACAATAAAATTGGTTCTATTTTCTCTTTAAAAAATggttctatttttaaaaaaataaaataaaaaatatatacgaAATATGATTATTATATTTACGTATGCATGAACGTACATTCTAAGTATGACTAAATGAAAGAAGTATTTGTTCGTGAATTCTAGATACTAGAGAATAAAACTTCCTAGTCGTATGTATGtgtgaaaatataaaaaaaaatcactaataattatttctaagtAGTGAATATTTACTTGTAAAATTTGTTGAGCATACTAATCATTCCCTGATTTGGTGTACTTTCTGCTATTTTTGTCCAATTGCTGACATGACACTTGTGACGAATCAGCAATTTTCGACTGTCATTTCAGCATTTTTGGGTGTTATATCAACAATACGACCGAAATATCTGAAAATTAATAGTTTTAACGTATCAAAACCAAACATTGAAAACTTAGTTAACCAAAATCCAAAAGTGAAGAAGTAGTCAACGAAGAAACTATTTCCCCTTATTTTTTCTGTAAGTTAAGATTCGGTTTTGCTAACACGTTTTTTTAAGTTTATCTATTTTTCGGTTTGGTTCTTTGAATAATCAATATTTGGTTTCCGTATGTGGATGAAAACCAAATTTTGACGGCTTAAaagatcaaataaaaaaatacccCTATATAAGATTATGTGGTATTGATTAAGGCCAAAAACAAAATGATGtgttattttctttttaatataTTGATCAAACTATATGATAAGGTATTGATATGAGAAAACAAATTAATGACCTATCTTGTGTTTGCTAGACATACCCAACGAGCTCTTGGGCACCATTCCAAAGCCAGGACGCTCGTTCATGGaaccatgcaatttaatctTCCCTACTCTTTCTTCACAGCTTGAAACAATCCTTGTAATTTTCTCATCCATGgaaatattcatttttatctTCCCCTGTCTCTGCTCAGCATTCGAAATTCTTGCATTCATCAACTTCTCAACCATTCGACTGCCTACAACTTGTGTCCCGTTTGCAGTTTGGTGTGAAACCTTACCATCAGTTTCAGCTTTTCGACCTCGAGTCACATTCGGTGAGCACGATTGTCGGCTGCTTCTTGCTTTCGTACTAGTATCAGTTTGCTTAATTTGTGGGATTGATGCGTTTTGGTTGCTTGGCCGTCCTCTGGTTGCTGATTCTGGCCGATTCGTTGTTCTGAGATTAGCCGGTGTTTCGTCCGGAAAACCATGGACTTGAGCTGCGATTCTCGGCCTCACAGAAGGAGATACCCCTCTACTCTTAGGGTTTGTTGTACTTGGCTTCGTGACTTCCTTTAACATGCTTTTTGTAAGGTTTGAAGCTAAGAAATTTGGCTTTGTTTCCTCCATACTAGTGTGGGGGATTAGTGTTGGACTTTGGGAGTGGAATGGTTTGGAGTTGGTTGATGGGAATAGGGGTGGTTTTCATGGTTTTCTTGTCTGTAAATGAAATGCTTGGTCTGCCGTTTGGGGTTTTGTATGCTCTCGGAGGAACAATCTTGGGGTTTGAATTAGTGTTGGATCTTGTGTTTGCATTTTTATCCTTCCCTGCAAACTGATCACATACAGTATTTTTTGTTGGcagaatatatattatttggaaCCGataataaaatttctaaaaaaatttcaggaaactttatataattttaaagaGAGTGAAAGACTTTGGGCTCTTTTATGTGTTCTTGTGTTGGTCTATGATTTACGAGAAGTAAATCTCTCCATATCGCAGCATCATAGGTCACGCCGAGTTCCTCACATATTAATAGAAATTGACATTACTAAATTTAGCTACGTCGTAGAGGTAGAAGCACTCGGAAGTATAAATTCAGTTTCAACCCTCTAATTAGTCCGTAATGACAAGGGGTAAGTTATTATCACATGTCCGACATCATATCAACATTCCAACTAAAATCACACTAATTAATGTTACGAAACATCATATCCTGGCATGATGTTAACAttctaataaaaattaaaaaatagattaaatatgcaaaaaaatatatatatatcgcaCTGAAATCAAATTTTAACCAATTACGATATCAAAAGTCTGCATATCTAAGATCCTTGCGAATCTGACTCATTGTCATCTCTATCGCTTATAAGTTTTTTCACATATTTTTTTTCGCTATTTTCTAAAATCATTGGGGGGCCAAAAGTGATTTATCTTTTTCAATATGATATCCATGATAACATATTTTTTGCCACAGtcctaaatttttcaaaatttcactTTCTTCCTTAATTGCGCAACATATTTTGATCATCGACATGAATGGTgaattcattaaaaatatatattaaatcttgATGAAAAACTGACCCTTGAAAGAGGCTGGAGGATAGGTATCTCCTTTTGCATGACCATTTCTTGCCcgtttgtttccatttctagTGATGCAAATAGAGGTGTTGCTGGTGGTGTTTTTAACCTATTCCattcaaaatcaaattcaaatttttcaAGAGGATGATGTAAACTTTTTTTCACGCATATAGTGTGATCATGCCGGACATTGTGGATGTCACGTCGAACATCGTTGACACGTCTGTCTGAAATTAAGATATACTACAAAATTTTGATCAATCAGAGGAGCAAAAACCTATATACAACAATTTGTCTAAATActagtgtgtatatatatatgattcagAAACTACTTCATGATTTATTACCAGTTGTAGTCGTTTTTCGCGGTCGCCTCGCCAAGAAATTCAAGTCCCATCCCTTTTCTCCCAATGGACTCCATTCTATACAGACCATAGTTTCCTAAAATGATTCAGAAACTACTTCATGATTTTGCATGTTTCTAAAATGGATTCGGTTTAGGGTTTTGACAGAATTTTTTAGTCTACATTTGTAGTTCAACTGGAACGATcgatgatattttatttttattttaacagAGAATACTTTTTAGGAAAATGAAAGCATCAAAAACTGAACATGAGAAATATATTTTACCACTTGCATCGAATTCATCGGAAACAGGCTGAAGAAGGCTAACCGGCTCTTTCCCACGCTTCTGTATATCTCGGAAGAATGAAAGCTCTTCGTCCCTATCTTTCAAACAATCCGAAATCTTCTTCGGTCTCATCACGCTCCGGAAACCATCCCTCTTGTTCATGCTCTCGACGAGCGATTTTgcacttgttttttttttttttaatccttAGTGAATTCTAATATGGTATCGAGCAAATTATGTTctatataaattaaattgaaagaGGAAATATTTTTGTACATAGTGTAGTATAAAACAAGGATGAGAAGCCGGCAGAATTGGAGATGGAATATTCAAGATTAGGTTGATGATAGATTCTCATACGTTCGTGCATTTGGCAATGTTTGTGGCACTGCAGGCAGGGCATGATTCCTT encodes:
- the LOC142544373 gene encoding uncharacterized protein LOC142544373 — translated: MGLSASKRVQRHLQAAPQFSSACESVYANCLSLSQHAFAGIKPYQLCSAVEQLHHVLSHSLPLISKWVPHPPDRERVDRAFRSMIRSRGPGSTVAQEEDAVLDEAEFEELASEVFAECIASEVEREALKKVAVGVVGIGGVGAVVKPGNGVLVAAIAAYALGIGIDLYLRFDG